Proteins from a genomic interval of Rhinoderma darwinii isolate aRhiDar2 unplaced genomic scaffold, aRhiDar2.hap1 Scaffold_928, whole genome shotgun sequence:
- the ZNF318 gene encoding zinc finger protein 318: MPKKSILKKRADVEPISRDPSPQVDNFSSTTDVISVGSAGDGKSADNNNVTTESRALSPVSLAVKMGLLQNRAAGACIPSAAATVQKPESPPTRGITPNSAVPASWRLLSSTKAAVKGKSAQRTDGPKVTPYSSTLGSLLKKNAATPQSAEFSTSNAFPEQKAAAEPDSRFLLPHVQDPAQSPLPNQTPDPKQRSSTEIEDEERFLYGDEEEKKLEPPKAPPPRSASAPPAKSSPSKQEFEKISDLLKTIGLDIGVAEIGKLAVRTEERLHGKKALPKISQPHSAATASPAKPSEPRVKTENKEEVEAAEKTKPPVKPAPKEPTPPVMQQSPAPFPKGKPRLILRKPLPKETPSVPKVEIPVHLPPPSPVPNPTPPPMSPSHTPIYNSYPQMVPGYNMPPPNYNPYASYVSYPTSNWMYTTMAPQPSPTHMQTPPHMSVPVSTPSPVYNPRSNLRVIETTDDISEAKTEVKPTTPLSALLAKQGADRKNKETEKMKVLEELDYVRKEHKVKSESLKTLSAKVEQLRVQQGLLLRKKRREKDGHKDPLLEELNNVLESAQKQIHSLCEEINVTKQKQQQLTKVAEILGVSPTELIEKSEPKREERRPCSPAPTRDSDNYSRTSSDFSKSANDFKTSGDPASKIDLKAKSGSKSEADAQAAGAAHFSYVTLKSEDVKCKGAPPVLSPDPRNSPEPRSPYSSKSEDVSKSRDKSRSKSPRPSAPSSQTLPKSEEPPPFDISQIFEYYDSGSHWCEGCNAICMTLPEFLLHFHDKKHNQSVKETKRPWVKKKAQEASSTKKQKVNIPLKGPEFLVPVNGFYCELCDELFPDHTAAAEHLRAYAHNDKYKKHTDAHMNYEAVRREKKKASLTAAQEVARKQAEQKRKMAEQKHEAHEHSKSKKAKKEEQEEERKVKSKHHTSPPSSDHKPNKTPEREPPKNPTFGKFIWKAAENKPPAGANSSGGDDAANKPKEEDPKALSLKPKGFAIKLLGKPSTLPGNALSPSHSTTVTSTAPSSFVTSATSTAQTKVRPNLPSLMNMRLATPAVTMSKPAPLNTFLSIRSSNATSKSIPIVGNKPTGVFPEDLVSKAFGGEVVNLKEGAQPDSAAKTENETSAGQSPKAVQTIQGQDLMNVTVSKKETLENQEVKSEKDSPVPKQSLTSCPQKSSSTSHTTITGPTKPAPVQHMQSTRSPAPSPAPSSLSNTTSAQSANSPFNDSKSDSAIIPSNQQTSKAGLAPRREESDVQQPQESKSSSKSEKEAPQEIKASTFSMNPMTGRLEYLPVQHTKVQDTNVQKSPETKHKPTPVSYVSSVKPSRPACSPPVPVLKPIPTYSATTKLNQKFKKAPLTLPSSLFGHVQDAGYKDIKITSVDSQKTNNRADKSESPLLLPAQKNVSPEASAMQQELDSYYKLIASEEDPEDLTTSEDQDSEAAPTPTGVTGAPRLTGVESPEKKVKLVSALPPVRSPIRPVILDVSGEEVDDSDMACEVPEVSFSSASQTSGWNFMQSSYASIKVQGSSSRQPLSFTSRSSVTNQDKCKEATLAAAVVDAMEDLSVYVTCDSD, translated from the exons ATGCCTAAGAAGTCCATTCTGAAGAAACGCGCGGACGTGGAGCCCATCAGCCGGGAcccgtctcctcag GTTGATAACTTCTCTAGTACCACGGATGTAATAAGTGTCGGTTCGGCGGGGGATGGGAAAAGTGCGGACAACAATAATGTGACCACGGAAAGCCGAGCGCTCAGTCCTGTGTCTTTGGCGGTGAAGATGGGTCTCCTCCAGAACCGCGCCGCCGGCGCGTGTATTCCATCAGCGGCTGCCACTGTACAGAAGCCGGAGTCTCCACCGACGCGCGGCATTACCCCGAATTCAGCCGTGCCGGCGAGCTGGAGACTCCTCAGCAGCACAAAGGCAGCTGTAAAAGGAAAAAGTGCCCAGCGGACAGACGGTCCCAAGGTGACCCCCTACTCCTCCACTCTGGGGAGCCTGTTAAAGAAGAACGCCGCCACCCCTCAGAGCGCAGAGTTCAGCACCAGCAATGCCTTCCCTGAGCAGAAGGCGGCAGCTGAGCCGGACAGCCGCttcttactgccccatgtgcaggACCCCGCACAGTCTCCTCTGCCAAATCAAACCCCCGATCCAAAGCAGCGAAGCTCCACCGAGATTGAGGATGAAGAGCGGTTCCTCTACGGAGACGAGGAGGAAAAGAAGCTGGAGCCTCCAAAAGCTCCACCCCCCCGCTCTGCCTCCGCCCCGCCGGCTAAGAGCTCCCCTAGCAAACAGGAATTTGAGAAGATCAGCGATCTGCTGAAGACCATCGGGCTCGATATCGGCGTTGCAGAAATTGGGAAACTCGCCGTCCGGACAGAAGAGCGACTTCATGGGAAGAAAGCGCTGCCCAAGATCTCGCAGCCCCATAGCGCCGCCACCGCCAGCCCCGCCAAACCCTCTGAGCCCCGCGTCAAAACCGAAAACAAAGAGGAAGTCGAGGCTGCAGAAAAGACTAAGCCCCCCGTAAAACCAGCCCCAAAAGAGCCCACCCCACCGGTGATGCAGCAGAGCCCCGCACCCTTCCCTAAAGGGAAACCCCGACTTATATTGCGGAAGCCTTTACCTAAAGAGACTCCTTCAGTGCCCAAAGTGGAGATCCCAGTTCATTTACCCCCCCCCAGCCCTGTGCCCAATCCCACACCACCTCCAATGAGCCCCTCCCATACCCCCATCTATAACTCGTACCCCCAAATGGTCCCTGGATATAACATGCCGCCCCCAAACTACAATCCCTATGCTTCCTATGTATCCTATCCCACCTCCAACTGGATGTATACCACCATGGCCCCCCAGCCCTCACCTACTCACATGCAGACACCCCCTCATATGAGCGTCCCAGTCAGTACACCCTCCCCCGTGTACAACCCCCGCAGCAACCTGCGTGTCATCGAGACCACTGACGATATTTCTGAAGCAAAAACTGAGGTGAAACCCACCACTCCGTTATCTGCGCTGCTGGCGAAACAGGGGGCCGACCGCAAAAACAAGGAGACCGAGAAAATGAAA GTGTTGGAGGAGCTGGACTATGTCAGGAAGGAGCACAAAGTCAAGAGTGAAAGCTTGAAGACCCTCAGCGCCAAGGTGGAGCAACTGCGAGTCCAGCAGG GTCTTCTCCTGAGGAAGAAGCGGCGGGAGAAGGACGGACACAAGGACCCTCTGCTGGAGGAACTCAATAATGTATTGGAGAGTGCCCAAAAGCAGATTCACTCCCTGTGCGAGGAGATTAATGTGACAAaacagaagcagcagcagctgaCCAAGGTGGCGGAGATCTTGGGGGTCAGCCCCACCGAGCTCATTGAGAAGAGTGAACCCAAGAGAGAGGAGAGGCGGCCGTGTTCTCCCGCGCCGACCAGG GACTCGGATAATTATTCGAGGACCAGTAGTGACTTCTCAAAGTCTGCAAATGACTTCAAGACCAGCGGCGACCCAGCGTCTAAGATTGACCTTAAAGCCAAGAGCGGCTCGAAGTCTGAAGCCGATGCACAGGCAGCGGGGGCCGCCCACTTCTCCTACGTCACTTTGAAGTCAGAAGATGTCAAATGTAAAGGCGCTCCACCTGTGCTGAGCCCCGACCCCAGGAACTCCCCAGAGCCCCGCTCACCTTACTCCTCAAAATCTGAGGACGTTTCAAAGTCAAGAGACAAATCCCGATCAAAAAGCCCACGACCCAGCGCTCCTTCCTCTCAGACCCTCCCCAAGTCTGAGGAACCTCCTCCCTTTGATATATCTCAAATCTTTGAATATTACGATTCCGGCTCCCATTGGTGTGAGGGCTGTAACGCGATCTGCATGACGCTGCCCGAGTTCCTGCTGCACTTTCACGATAAGAAGCACAACCAG AGTGTAAAGGAGACGAAGAGGCCGTGGGTGAAAAAGAAAGCTCAAGAAGCCAGCAGCACAAAGAAGCAGAAAGTAAATATCCCTCTGAAAG GTCCCGAGTTCCTGGTCCCGGTTAACGGCTTCTACTGTGAGCTGTGTGACGAGCTGTTCCCGGATCACACGGCAGCCGCAGAGCATCTCCGAGCTTATGCCCACAATGATAAGTACAAG aaacaCACGGACGCGCACATGAACTATGAAGCAGTGCGGCGTGAGAAGAAGAAGGCGAGCCTGACTGCGGCTCAGGAGGTGGCACGTAAACAAGCCGAGCAAAAACGCAAGATGGCCGAGCAGAAACACGAAGCCCACGAGCACAGCAAGTCTAAGAAAGCCAAGAAAGAAGAGCAAGAAGAAGAAAGGAAGGTCAAATCCAAACATCACACATCTCCGCCGTCCTCCGACCACAAACCAAATAAAACGCCAGAACGGGAACCTCCCAAGAATCCCACCTTTGGGAAGTTTATCTGGAAAGCAGCCGAAAACAAACCCCCGGCGGGTGCCAACTCTTCAGGGGGAGACGACGCAGCAAACAAACCAAAGGAGGAGGATCCCAAAGCTCTTAGTTTGAAGCCAAAGGGTTTTGCTATAAAACTTCTGGGTAAACCCAGTACCCTGCCGGGAAATGCCTTGTCCCCGTCTCATTCCACGACCGTCACCTCTACTGCTCCCTCATCCTTCGTAACATCGGCTACTTCCACAGCTCAAACTAAAGTGCGGCCTAACCTGCCGAGTCTGATGAACATGCGTTTAGCGACGCCTGCGGTGACCATGAGCAAGCCGGCCCCTCTAAACACATTCCTGTCTATAAGGTCTTCAAATGCAACATCAAAATCTATCCCTATAGTTGGAAACAAACCCACAGGCGTCTTCCCAGAGGACTTGGTCTCTAAAGCTTTTGGTGGAGAAGTTGTAAATCTTAAAGAAGGCGCGCAGCCAGATTCTGCAGCAAAAACAGAGAACGAAACGTCAGCTGGACAGAGCCCTAAAGCCGTGCAGACCATTCAAGGACAAGACTTGATGAATGTTACCGTCAGTAAAAAGGAGACACTGGAGAATCAGGAAGTGAAGAGTGAGAAAGACAGTCCAGTCCCTAAGCAGTCCCTGACTTCATGTCCTCAGAAATCCAGCAGCACTTCACATACAACGATCACTGGTCCCACCAAACCAGCGCCGGTCCAGCACATGCAGAGCACCAGATCTCCTGCTCCAAGTCCTGCTCCATCTTCACTTAGTAACACGACATCTGCTCAATCAGCCAACAGTCCTTTTAATGATTCTAAATCAGACAGCGCCATCATTCCCAGTAACCAACAGACCAGTAAGGCCGGCCTTGCGCCAAGACGAGAAGAAAGCGACGTCCAGCAACCGCAAGAATCAAAGTCTTCCAGTAAATCAGAGAAGGAGGCACCTCAAGAGATTAAGGCCTCCACGTTCTCAATGAACCCTATGACCGGTCGGCTGGAATATTTACCTGTGCAACACACCAAAGTCCAGGATACAAATGTCCAAAAATCACCAGAAACCAAACACAAGCCGACGCCGGTTTCGTATGTCAGTAGTGTCAAACCAAGCAGACCAGCGTGTAGCCCTCCAGTGCCTGTGCTGAAGCCCATACCCACGTACAGCGCTACCACCAAACTCAACCAGAAATTTAAGAAAGCGCCGCTAACCCTGCCCAGTTCCCTGTTTGGTCACGTACAGGACGCAGGTTATAAAGACATTAAAATCACATCAGTAGATTCCCAGAAGACCAATAACCGAGCAGACAAATCGGAGAGTCCTCTGCTGCTACCCGCACAGAAGAATGTGTCCCCTGAAGCCAGTGCCATGCAGCAAGAACTCGACTCTTACTACAAACTGATCGCATCTGAGGAAGATCCTGAAGACTTGACAACATCTGAAGACCAAGACTCAGAGGCTGCCCCCACTCCTACGGGCGTTACCGGAGCCCCCCGCCTAACAGGGGTGGAAAGTCCAGAGAAGAAAGTCAAACTAGTAAGCGCCCTGCCCCCGGTGAGATCACCCATCAGACCCGTCATACTGGATGTTTCTGGTGAGGAAGTCGATGACTCGGACATGGCGTGTGAAGTTCCAGAAGTCTCCTTCAGTTCTGCTTCTCAAACCTCAGGGTGGAACTTTATGCAGTCCAGTTATGCATCAATCAAAGTCCAGGGGAGCAGCAGCCGGCAGCCATTGAGTTTTACATCGAGAAGTTCTGTAACGAACCAGGACAAATGTAAGGAAGCGACTCTGGCGGCCGCAGTGGTTGACGCCATGGAAGATCTGTCTGTGTATGTCACGTGTGATTCTGATTAA